The following proteins come from a genomic window of Legionella cherrii:
- a CDS encoding MASE3 domain-containing protein, with the protein MSIDREAYTPYVPVHSPLWRVLIPPTALSLICILIEYKTNFLVFHTLTELISVFIGLTAMTVAATTTQFTRNQFVVFISFALGWVTLLDIAHILSYKGMVLLPQGGGNLSTQLWVSARLLQALSFLFAIYFFKHSMKIWVVNLSFFLIVLAIFAAIFSGHFPTTYIDNYGVTWFKLYCEWGVILILTMTLILLWYEQAMISKELLLYMSLSLISMILSELAFSDYKNLFGIQNIVGHILKIYSFWFIYIALVVQTLRRPFDILARAATTYDNIPDPTFIVQAEGTISQANAEAGKYTQIKPEELVGLSSHNLFHNQSEAIEQCAVCSQLPITRNKFIVEIKTGTGGWVECSLSPIESDLFPNSWVQIVRNITFRKALEDERKKLTYNLGERIKELKCLYNISNLIALSSLDIEELFTKTVNELPSAFQYPEHMVAKIESSWGEFSSNPDAEKLPYQLEKAFRLNSGAAIKINVYYCVPPPSETIFLPEEVALVDSVAILLQTALTRVHSEQKATEAEQRFKESEKRFLAFIEQAHVGVYIRNKKRFLYVNPRFCQLVGRNEKDLLSIGLLDLIEDESTKKLVLEQWEQLDHAQSSVAYNLPLTRKSDGASLILRIDTTVISWKGNSEFLTIADDVTEIQHAREQIDQYVAQLEAAIKGTFLAVSSMVELRDPYTAGHERRVGLIAKEIGKELGWSTERCASLELMGLVHDIGKISIPAEILSKPTRLTDVEMELIRGHPQAGYDILKDVPLKEPVAEVILQHHERLDGSGYPRGLKGQEILPEALVIAVADVLEAISSHRPYRPALGVNAAVAEIKRGRGIQYDEHVVDAALKLIEQNKLPLEQ; encoded by the coding sequence ATGAGTATTGATAGGGAAGCCTATACTCCTTATGTCCCAGTGCACTCCCCGTTGTGGAGAGTATTGATACCACCCACAGCTTTATCCCTAATCTGTATTTTAATCGAGTATAAAACCAACTTTCTGGTGTTTCACACTCTGACTGAGTTAATTTCAGTGTTTATTGGATTAACTGCAATGACTGTAGCCGCCACAACGACACAATTCACCAGAAATCAGTTTGTGGTTTTTATTTCTTTTGCTTTAGGTTGGGTTACACTCCTCGATATCGCCCATATTCTCTCGTATAAGGGAATGGTTTTATTACCTCAAGGGGGAGGTAATTTAAGTACTCAACTTTGGGTTTCTGCTCGTCTTCTTCAGGCTTTATCTTTTCTTTTTGCGATTTATTTTTTTAAGCATTCCATGAAGATTTGGGTGGTTAATTTGAGTTTTTTTTTAATAGTCTTAGCTATTTTTGCTGCCATTTTTTCAGGTCATTTTCCAACCACCTATATTGATAATTATGGGGTCACTTGGTTCAAGCTTTATTGCGAATGGGGGGTAATTCTTATTTTGACTATGACCCTCATATTACTTTGGTATGAGCAAGCCATGATATCAAAAGAGCTTCTTTTATATATGAGCCTCAGTTTAATCTCGATGATCCTTTCCGAGTTAGCATTTTCAGATTATAAAAATTTATTTGGCATACAGAACATAGTCGGCCATATTTTGAAAATATACTCATTTTGGTTTATCTACATCGCTTTAGTGGTACAAACCTTACGTCGACCCTTTGATATATTGGCACGTGCTGCAACAACTTACGATAATATTCCTGATCCTACCTTTATTGTTCAAGCTGAAGGCACCATCAGCCAAGCGAACGCTGAGGCAGGAAAATATACCCAGATTAAACCCGAGGAATTAGTAGGCCTATCTTCCCATAACCTGTTTCATAATCAGTCTGAAGCGATCGAGCAATGTGCCGTATGTTCGCAACTGCCGATCACAAGAAATAAATTTATTGTCGAAATTAAGACTGGAACAGGGGGATGGGTGGAATGCAGCTTGTCACCTATCGAATCTGATTTATTCCCTAATTCTTGGGTACAAATAGTAAGAAATATCACCTTTCGTAAAGCGCTTGAAGACGAGCGAAAAAAATTGACCTACAACTTGGGCGAACGGATTAAAGAACTTAAATGTCTTTATAACATTTCAAATTTAATTGCACTCAGCAGTTTAGATATTGAAGAACTCTTTACAAAAACAGTTAATGAGTTACCCTCCGCTTTTCAATACCCTGAACATATGGTTGCAAAAATAGAAAGTAGTTGGGGTGAGTTTAGTTCAAATCCTGATGCGGAAAAATTACCTTATCAATTGGAAAAGGCATTTAGACTTAATAGCGGGGCTGCAATAAAAATAAACGTATATTATTGTGTTCCCCCTCCATCAGAAACCATTTTTTTACCCGAGGAAGTTGCCCTTGTAGATTCAGTAGCGATTCTATTACAGACTGCGCTTACACGAGTTCACTCGGAACAAAAAGCAACCGAGGCAGAACAGCGATTTAAAGAAAGTGAAAAACGTTTCCTGGCATTTATTGAACAAGCACATGTTGGTGTCTACATACGTAATAAAAAGCGATTTCTCTATGTAAACCCACGTTTTTGTCAACTAGTTGGTCGAAATGAAAAAGATTTGTTATCCATTGGCTTGCTGGATTTGATCGAGGATGAATCAACGAAAAAGTTAGTTCTTGAACAGTGGGAGCAATTAGATCACGCTCAATCGAGTGTTGCTTATAACTTACCTTTAACAAGAAAAAGTGACGGTGCTTCCTTAATTTTAAGAATTGATACGACGGTCATATCCTGGAAAGGTAATTCTGAGTTCTTGACTATAGCCGATGACGTGACTGAAATTCAGCATGCAAGGGAACAAATAGATCAATATGTCGCTCAATTAGAAGCGGCTATAAAGGGAACTTTTCTCGCTGTTTCGTCGATGGTTGAACTTCGTGATCCCTATACCGCAGGCCATGAGCGTCGGGTGGGATTAATCGCAAAGGAAATTGGCAAAGAGCTCGGGTGGTCTACTGAACGTTGTGCATCACTTGAACTTATGGGGTTAGTCCATGATATAGGGAAAATCTCAATACCCGCGGAAATTCTTTCCAAGCCAACTCGATTAACCGATGTTGAAATGGAGCTCATCAGGGGGCATCCACAAGCGGGCTATGATATTTTAAAAGATGTTCCACTTAAAGAACCTGTAGCTGAAGTTATCTTGCAACATCACGAGCGTCTTGATGGCAGTGGCTATCCGCGAGGACTGAAAGGACAAGAGATCTTGCCTGAAGCCTTGGTGATCGCCGTAGCTGATGTATTGGAAGCAATATCATCCCATAGACCCTATAGGCCCGCTTTAGGTGTGAATGCAGCTGTTGCAGAAATTAAACGTGGAAGAGGGATTCAATATGATGAACACGTTGTCGATGCCGCCTTAAAACTTATCGAACAAAATAAATTGCCACTGGAGCAGTAA
- a CDS encoding LysR family transcriptional regulator: MTKVTLEQWRVLQTVIDEGSFAKAAIKLHKSQSNISYTIAKLQDMLGLQLMQLEGRRAVLTEQGVEILKLSRQITRAAKNVELAALNLKSTHEKSLRLAIDEIFPASVLMAVLHQFAQENQLTKLIIHQGLLSGPSDQLVQGDVELAIISKIPEGYTGNKLMDVHFRPYAHKDSPLHQKQVTLEDLYEERYLIAQDSGANNKRNEGWLGSEFHWKVSTLEMKVQCVAHGIGFAWLPQQMVEERNLPILPLVMEENNIRTYPVYLVHHQPQEMGPSAKHLIGLFKKYSSNYNKL; the protein is encoded by the coding sequence ATGACTAAGGTCACTTTGGAACAATGGCGGGTATTACAAACCGTGATCGACGAGGGCAGCTTTGCTAAAGCAGCAATAAAATTGCATAAAAGCCAATCCAATATCAGCTATACCATTGCAAAACTTCAGGACATGTTAGGGTTGCAATTAATGCAGCTTGAAGGACGTAGGGCTGTGTTGACTGAACAAGGAGTGGAAATTCTCAAGTTATCGCGACAAATTACCCGGGCGGCAAAAAATGTTGAACTTGCGGCGCTTAATTTAAAATCAACCCATGAAAAATCATTACGCCTCGCCATTGATGAGATTTTCCCAGCATCTGTATTAATGGCCGTACTGCACCAATTCGCTCAGGAAAACCAATTGACTAAGCTTATTATCCATCAAGGTTTATTATCAGGTCCTAGTGATCAATTAGTTCAGGGGGATGTAGAGCTTGCTATTATTTCAAAAATTCCAGAAGGTTATACAGGGAATAAATTAATGGACGTGCATTTTCGTCCATACGCTCACAAAGACAGCCCCTTGCATCAAAAACAGGTTACTCTCGAAGATCTCTATGAGGAACGTTATCTCATCGCTCAGGATTCTGGAGCCAATAATAAACGAAATGAAGGTTGGTTAGGTTCTGAATTTCATTGGAAGGTAAGTACCTTGGAAATGAAAGTTCAATGTGTGGCGCATGGAATAGGTTTTGCCTGGCTCCCACAGCAAATGGTTGAAGAGAGGAATTTACCGATCCTCCCTCTGGTTATGGAGGAAAATAACATCAGAACCTATCCAGTTTATTTAGTGCACCACCAACCCCAAGAAATGGGGCCATCAGCAAAACATTTAATTGGGCTCTTTAAAAAATACTCGTCCAACTACAATAAGCTGTAG
- a CDS encoding nuclear transport factor 2 family protein codes for MKKILLSLITGGLLIHSISGVAGSLQETNKHIVSQFYQKALNEKDFDAAQNYLGAWYIQHNPMAQDGIEGLKNYINYLKNTYPQSHSEIKRILADGDYVIVHVHSVLEPGTKGRAIVDIFRLENNKIYEHWDVIQPIPAESANSNGMF; via the coding sequence ATGAAAAAAATACTGTTGTCATTAATAACTGGCGGTTTATTGATTCACTCAATTTCTGGAGTCGCAGGATCTCTTCAGGAGACGAATAAACACATAGTAAGCCAATTTTATCAAAAAGCATTGAATGAAAAAGACTTTGATGCGGCACAAAATTACTTAGGCGCATGGTATATTCAACATAATCCTATGGCTCAAGATGGGATAGAAGGCTTAAAAAATTACATTAATTACCTCAAAAATACGTACCCTCAATCACACAGTGAGATCAAACGTATTCTTGCCGATGGAGATTATGTGATTGTCCATGTTCATTCTGTTCTAGAGCCGGGGACTAAAGGACGAGCTATAGTGGATATTTTTCGTCTGGAAAACAATAAAATTTATGAGCATTGGGATGTCATTCAACCCATACCGGCTGAGTCAGCAAATAGTAATGGGATGTTTTAG